The Mesobacillus jeotgali genome window below encodes:
- the thiI gene encoding tRNA uracil 4-sulfurtransferase ThiI: MMYDRILVRYGEISTKGRNRNKFIDRLRKNIKRALSDFPNAAIKAERDRMFILLNGEDSDGVGEKLKGIFGIQSFSPAMKVEKDLEKMKDAALELFRKIHKPGQTFKITAKRSDKTFELDTNGINSEFGGHILRNMEGLKVDVRKPDINLQIEIRKEAAYISAETIKGAGGLPAASGGKGMLMLSGGIDSPVAGYLTMKRGLEVEGVHFFSPPFTSERAKQKVIDLSEKLAEVNGHFALHIVPFTEIQQAIHKQIPENYTMTTTRRLMLRITDAIREKQGGLAIITGESLGQVASQTLESMYAINEVTTTPIIRPLITMDKLQIMDIAHEIDTHDISIRPYEDCCTVFVPSSPKTKPKLDKVQNYESFFDFEEMVQRAVEGTERIILKPASEREDNSMNDLF, from the coding sequence ATGATGTATGACCGTATATTGGTTCGGTATGGAGAAATATCGACTAAAGGAAGAAACAGAAATAAATTCATCGATCGTTTAAGAAAAAATATCAAAAGGGCATTAAGCGACTTTCCGAATGCAGCCATCAAAGCAGAACGAGATCGCATGTTCATCCTTCTGAATGGTGAAGATAGCGACGGGGTTGGAGAGAAGCTGAAAGGAATCTTCGGAATCCAATCCTTCAGCCCGGCAATGAAAGTCGAGAAAGATCTCGAAAAAATGAAAGATGCGGCACTCGAGCTTTTCAGGAAAATCCATAAGCCTGGCCAGACCTTTAAAATAACTGCTAAACGGTCGGACAAGACATTTGAGCTGGATACGAATGGAATCAATTCAGAATTTGGCGGCCATATTTTAAGAAATATGGAAGGTTTGAAAGTAGATGTACGGAAGCCGGATATAAACCTCCAGATAGAGATCAGGAAAGAAGCTGCATATATCTCAGCTGAAACGATCAAGGGTGCCGGGGGGCTTCCTGCTGCATCCGGTGGTAAAGGGATGCTGATGCTTTCCGGTGGGATTGACAGCCCTGTTGCCGGCTACCTGACCATGAAAAGAGGACTAGAAGTGGAAGGTGTCCATTTTTTTAGTCCGCCTTTTACAAGTGAACGCGCCAAGCAAAAGGTAATCGACCTTTCTGAAAAGCTTGCCGAGGTTAATGGCCATTTTGCGCTTCATATTGTTCCATTCACAGAAATCCAGCAGGCCATCCATAAGCAAATTCCGGAAAACTATACGATGACAACAACAAGAAGGCTGATGCTGCGCATAACGGATGCCATCAGGGAAAAGCAGGGCGGCCTTGCGATCATCACTGGTGAAAGCCTGGGGCAGGTGGCCAGCCAGACGCTTGAAAGCATGTATGCCATCAATGAAGTGACTACAACGCCAATCATTCGGCCTTTAATAACAATGGACAAGCTGCAAATCATGGACATCGCCCATGAAATCGATACACATGATATTTCCATTCGACCATATGAGGATTGCTGTACCGTATTTGTTCCTTCTTCTCCAAAAACAAAGCCTAAACTGGATAAGGTCCAGAACTATGAGAGCTTTTTTGACTTCGAGGAAATGGTCCAGAGGGCAGTCGAAGGAACAGAAAGAATCATCCTTAAACCGGCTTCTGAGCGTGAAGATAATTCCATGAATGACCTATTTTAA
- a CDS encoding cysteine desulfurase family protein, whose product MIYLDNSATTKPYKEVLDSFLKVSEEFFGNPSSLHKIGGQAEKLLQQARSQVAKLLNVKETEVLFTSGGTESNNLAIKGIALAHRERGRHIITSGIEHASIHNAMVQLESLGYEITYVKPDSDGFICADTIEREMRDDTILVSVIHVNNEVGTIQPVKEIGKLLKKYPKVFFHVDYVQGVGKVPLNFYEAGIHLATISGHKFHGLKGTGALFIKEGVTLSPLFSGGNQEWKQRSGTENVAGMVAMAKALRMTLEQRKEKLNQMVAAMERLRNGISQIKEITIHTPKENHAPHILNFSIKGLKAETFVHALEEKNIYVSTTSACSSKKKAASKTLLAMGVPQDEAESAIRVSLTFSNTVEEAEIAAKAIADTVKHLSEVVKK is encoded by the coding sequence ATGATTTATTTAGACAACAGTGCCACAACCAAACCCTATAAAGAAGTATTGGATTCATTTTTAAAGGTATCAGAGGAATTTTTCGGAAATCCTTCCTCTCTTCATAAAATCGGCGGACAGGCAGAGAAGCTGCTTCAGCAGGCACGTTCCCAGGTGGCCAAGCTCCTGAATGTAAAAGAAACGGAAGTCCTGTTCACGTCTGGAGGAACAGAAAGCAATAATCTTGCGATAAAAGGGATCGCGTTGGCCCACAGGGAAAGAGGCAGGCATATCATTACCAGCGGCATTGAACATGCTTCAATCCACAATGCCATGGTGCAGCTTGAATCGCTCGGCTATGAAATAACCTATGTAAAACCCGATTCTGATGGCTTCATCTGTGCGGATACGATAGAGAGAGAAATGCGTGATGATACCATCCTGGTGTCCGTGATCCATGTTAATAATGAAGTCGGCACGATTCAGCCAGTAAAGGAAATTGGAAAACTTCTTAAGAAGTATCCTAAAGTGTTCTTCCATGTTGACTATGTTCAGGGAGTAGGAAAGGTGCCTTTAAACTTTTATGAAGCCGGAATCCACTTGGCTACCATTTCAGGCCATAAGTTCCACGGACTGAAAGGGACTGGTGCATTGTTCATAAAAGAAGGCGTCACTTTGTCACCATTGTTCTCCGGCGGGAATCAGGAATGGAAGCAGCGCAGCGGAACAGAAAATGTAGCGGGCATGGTTGCGATGGCAAAGGCGCTGAGGATGACGCTTGAACAGAGAAAAGAAAAGCTGAATCAAATGGTGGCAGCTATGGAAAGATTAAGAAATGGCATCAGCCAAATCAAGGAAATAACCATCCACACGCCAAAGGAAAATCATGCACCCCATATCCTCAACTTTTCAATCAAGGGATTGAAGGCGGAAACTTTCGTGCATGCGCTGGAAGAAAAAAATATATATGTATCGACGACAAGTGCTTGCTCATCGAAAAAGAAGGCTGCGAGCAAGACTTTGCTGGCAATGGGAGTTCCTCAGGATGAAGCGGAAAGCGCAATCAGGGTCAGCCTGACATTTAGCAACACAGTAGAAGAAGCAGAAATCGCCGCAAAGGCAATTGCAGATACAGTAAAACATTTAAGCGAGGTAGTAAAGAAATGA
- the ezrA gene encoding septation ring formation regulator EzrA, with the protein MEYIIGGIILLIMLFLVGYFMKRKYYSEVDRYESWKIDIMNRPVMDEMSKVKQLNMTGQTEELFERWRQEWDELVTSKLPGIEDYLFDAEEYIDKYRFKKAKESLAVIDRKLTETEDKIKKILGELNELVGSEEKNREEIDGLKEQYRENKKNLLSHRHSFGSAEASLEEMLENIQAKFIDFDEKTENGNYLEARETVLSIQAMLEEVSRKMESIPALLHDCQSAIPAQVSELKDGVREMTAQGYVLDHLNADKEVEAISKELADHKTSLEKGDVEIAEQGIQGLKERVEKLFDLLEEEVLAKQYITQTEHEAKEILVKAITESKTLKEETKHIQESYHLNDKELSAQTNVEQQLKGLLKRFELIDHRITENDTAQSLIKQELEEAKEQLDQLVEEQKVLMEKLSALRKDEILAREKVRDLSKKISELIRTVSKSNMPGLSQDYKYLLEDANESIKQVNEKLEEKPLDIPVLQQYLEISVLTVDKLEAATEEIVETVMLAERVIQYGNRYRSRYPSVDRGLREAEEHFRNYDYRDALEQAATAIEEVDPGALKRIEQMLSEKE; encoded by the coding sequence ATGGAGTACATAATTGGCGGAATTATTTTATTAATAATGCTTTTTTTAGTCGGATATTTTATGAAACGAAAGTATTACAGCGAGGTCGATCGGTACGAATCATGGAAAATAGATATCATGAACCGGCCGGTAATGGATGAGATGTCAAAAGTGAAACAGCTGAACATGACAGGCCAGACTGAGGAGCTTTTCGAACGCTGGCGCCAGGAGTGGGATGAGCTCGTGACATCCAAGCTGCCGGGCATCGAGGATTATCTGTTTGACGCGGAAGAATATATCGATAAGTACAGATTCAAAAAGGCGAAGGAATCTCTGGCAGTCATTGACCGCAAGCTGACGGAAACGGAAGATAAAATCAAGAAGATTCTCGGTGAATTGAATGAGCTTGTCGGAAGTGAAGAAAAGAACCGCGAAGAAATCGATGGCCTGAAGGAGCAATACAGAGAAAATAAGAAAAATCTTCTTTCACACCGCCACAGCTTCGGAAGCGCGGAGGCAAGTCTGGAAGAGATGCTTGAAAACATCCAGGCTAAATTCATTGATTTTGATGAGAAAACAGAGAATGGCAACTACCTTGAAGCAAGGGAAACGGTTCTGTCTATACAGGCAATGCTTGAAGAGGTATCCAGGAAAATGGAATCCATTCCTGCGCTGCTGCATGATTGCCAATCGGCGATTCCGGCACAGGTTAGCGAGCTGAAGGACGGAGTCAGAGAAATGACTGCGCAAGGATATGTTCTTGACCATCTGAACGCAGACAAAGAAGTTGAGGCAATCAGCAAAGAATTGGCTGATCATAAGACATCACTTGAAAAAGGCGATGTCGAAATTGCTGAACAGGGCATCCAGGGGTTAAAGGAACGTGTTGAGAAGCTATTTGACCTCCTTGAAGAGGAAGTACTGGCTAAGCAATACATTACGCAGACGGAGCATGAGGCAAAGGAAATCCTTGTAAAAGCCATAACTGAAAGCAAGACGCTCAAAGAAGAGACAAAGCATATCCAGGAGAGTTATCACCTTAATGATAAAGAGCTTTCAGCGCAGACAAATGTGGAGCAGCAGCTCAAGGGCCTTCTAAAGCGATTTGAGCTGATCGACCACAGAATAACTGAAAATGATACAGCTCAAAGCTTGATTAAACAGGAGCTTGAAGAAGCGAAAGAGCAGCTTGATCAACTTGTCGAAGAGCAAAAAGTATTGATGGAAAAGTTGAGTGCCCTCAGGAAGGATGAAATACTGGCCAGGGAAAAGGTTAGGGACCTGTCTAAAAAGATCTCTGAACTGATCCGCACCGTATCCAAAAGCAATATGCCTGGATTGTCCCAGGACTACAAATATCTTCTTGAAGATGCCAATGAAAGCATCAAACAAGTCAATGAAAAGCTTGAGGAAAAGCCGCTTGATATCCCTGTTCTCCAGCAGTACCTAGAAATCTCTGTGCTGACAGTTGATAAGCTGGAAGCGGCGACTGAAGAAATCGTCGAGACCGTCATGCTGGCCGAGCGGGTCATCCAATATGGAAACAGGTACCGAAGCCGATATCCTTCGGTTGACCGCGGTCTTCGCGAAGCAGAGGAGCATTTCCGCAATTACGATTATCGTGACGCACTAGAACAGGCGGCCACTGCAATTGAGGAAGTGGATCCTGGTGCCCTGAAGAGAATTGAGCAAATGTTATCTGAAAAAGAGTAA
- the hisJ gene encoding histidinol-phosphatase HisJ has product MKDGHVHTSFCPHGTKDSLDDYIQRALELGYTEITFAEHAPLPQGFLDPTPMKDSAMRYEDLDRYFQSIEEAKASYRGKIKINTGFEIDYIEGYEIETANLLNKFGPRLDDAVLSVHFLKNPDGSYSCLDYSPDNFGEMVKEYGSVKDIHRHYYQTVLKSIHADLGPYKPKRIGHITLANKFRLKYPIEKDCADEIFDILETVSKQGYELDYNGAGTAKPLCREPYPPDWVVREAKKLGIKLVYGSDAHQAKELGQGLDRMLVKK; this is encoded by the coding sequence ATGAAAGATGGCCATGTCCACACATCTTTTTGCCCGCATGGAACGAAAGATTCATTAGATGATTATATCCAGAGAGCACTGGAGCTTGGCTACACGGAAATCACCTTCGCAGAGCATGCCCCTTTGCCACAAGGATTCCTTGATCCTACACCGATGAAAGATAGCGCAATGCGTTATGAGGATTTGGACCGATATTTTCAAAGTATCGAGGAAGCAAAGGCAAGCTACCGAGGAAAAATAAAGATTAATACTGGCTTCGAAATAGATTATATCGAAGGATACGAAATTGAAACAGCCAATTTGCTTAATAAATTCGGACCACGCCTGGATGATGCCGTTCTATCGGTACACTTTTTGAAAAATCCTGATGGAAGTTATAGCTGCCTTGATTACAGTCCAGACAACTTCGGGGAAATGGTGAAAGAATACGGATCAGTGAAAGATATTCATCGACACTACTATCAAACTGTTTTGAAATCCATACATGCTGACCTGGGACCATATAAGCCAAAAAGAATCGGGCATATTACCCTGGCGAATAAGTTCCGCCTTAAATATCCAATTGAAAAGGATTGTGCTGATGAGATCTTTGATATCCTGGAGACAGTTTCGAAGCAAGGCTATGAACTGGATTATAACGGGGCGGGAACTGCAAAACCATTATGCCGTGAGCCATACCCGCCAGACTGGGTAGTCAGGGAGGCTAAAAAGCTCGGAATCAAGCTTGTATATGGATCTGATGCGCACCAGGCGAAGGAGCTGGGACAAGGGCTTGATAGGATGCTAGTAAAAAAATAA